The Calothrix sp. PCC 7507 DNA segment TGGGTGTCAGCGAAACCCAACCAAAACTACAACTGCTAATAGGATTTTTCTAGCTTACTTTTCACTTGCAAGCGCGTAATTAAACGCCATATTTCCCCAACCCAAAGCACTGTAGATGTTGCAAAAGTAATGCTCATCCAGTCTATGAAAGATAAAGGTACTGTTCTAAAGACGCTACCACCAAATTGAATAATTAATATCTGTCCCACAAATATGGTGATAGCGATCGCTACAAATCCTTGGTTTTTAGACAACCCTTTAAAAGCAGATTGCTTTAACCCCAAGCATCGAGCATTAAACAAATTCCAGAACTGTAAAATCACAAATACGGCGAAGAACACAGAAAGCTCATAAGGGCTAATATTCCCATCTTGACGGATGTGATGTAGGAAGCCTATCGAAAAAATTAAAAAAGCTAACCCAGTAGCGAAAATATTCTGTGCCATTGTTCTAGTAACAATAAAGGCTTCTGGGTGACGAGGAGAGTCCTGCATGACGCTCCGATGGGGTGGTTCTGTCGCCAAAGCCAAAGCTGCAAAGGTGTCCATAATTAAGTTCACCCACAGCATTTGAGTAACAGTTAGAGGTAGTGCGACACCGATGAATGGCCCAACTAAAGCAATTCCCAAAGCCACAACATTAATTGTTAATTGAAACAGAATAAAACGTTGGATATTCTGATAAAGCGATCGCCCCCAGACAACTGCATTCACAATACTGCGGAAAGAATCATCAAGTAAAATAATATCACTGGCTTCTTTGGCGATCGCTGTTCCACTCCCCATTGCTAAACCTACTTGAGCTTGCTTGAGAGCCGCAGCATCATTTGTTCCATCACCTGTCACAGCTACCACATGACCATTTTCCTGTAACAGTTTTACTAGCCTCAGCTTATCCAGTGGTCTAGCTCTAGAAAGTATCTTTAATTCCAGCACAGCGTGACTAGCTTCCTGGTCACTCAGTTTAGCAAACTGTTGACCCGTGAGATGCAGATAACCACTATTAAAGTCGTCATCTTCTTCCCAAAGTCCAATTTGACGAGCAATTTCTTTAGCTGTATCCGAGTTATCACCAGTGACGACTTTGACTTGTATTCCTGCATTTAAACAGGCTTGGATAGCCTCAGGAACTTCTGGACGCAAGGGATCTAAAATTGCTGCAAACCCCAGCCATATCAGCCCCTGAGCCATATCATCCAAGTTCGTTTCACTGGTATACTCTGAAACTTTATTGTAAGCAAAACCTAACGCCCGCATCCCTCGCTTTTGGTATTGTTTAATTTCATGAGCGATCGCTTCTTGATTCTCCAATGCTTCCAAACCTTTCTCTGTCAGAATCTGCGAACAACGCTCCAAAATTACCTCTGGCGCTCCTTTTACGTAAAGCACATCTTTCTCAGTTACAGATGATGCGCCAATTGTACCCATGTATTTTTTCTGCCCAGAAAAGGGCATACGGGATTTAATCTGAAAGTTACTGCGGTAGGATATGTAATCAATATCTTGACTATCTAGCCATAGCAATAAAGCTCCTTCTGTAGCATTACCAATGGGACGAGGCGCTTGCAGGGGTTTTTTCTCCAAATCTGCGGTACTATTAGCTGCGATCGCCTCTGCAATTAATGCTGGGACTATTTGAGAATTCAAACTCGGAAAATTGACTTCATGCACCCGCATTTGATTTTGAGTAAGAGTCCCAGTTTTATCAGAGCAAATCACCGTAGCTGAACCAATAGTCTCGCAAGCGTGCATCCGCCGCACCAAATTATTACTAGCAGCCATTTTCCGCATACTGTAAGCCAGACTAAGAGTGACACTCATCGCCAAGCCTTCTGGTACAGCTACCACAATAATTGTTACAGCTACCATGAAATAATGTAGCAATGCTTTAGCAACATTACCCGGTATCCAGCTATTCACTGAACCAGGAATTAGCCCAAAAGGATAGCCCAAAGCGAGTCCAACTGCAAGAATTGTCAGTCCTATACCAAAAGTTTTCAGCCAGTCAACAAAACTATTATTTTCTAACCAATTGGGTGCTGTAATTTCACTACCAGCCAACTCTAAGCCATCGTAAATTACAGGTAGCCAGATTCTGCTAAGTACCACTAGTACACTGATAATTAAAAGTCCCACAACATACCATTGTTGGTAAGACAATATTAATTCTCCTGTAACAAACCCGCGCACTAGCAAAGATATAAAAGTCACACCAGCAAAGCCTAGTCCAACTACACCAATTAGTTTACTTAGGTTTTCTAGTTGATAATTTAGAGGTGTATCTTGTTCATTTTCGACACTTGCAACTGCTGTTGCCACCTTACCAATTTCTGTATTGTCACCGACAGCCTTAACTTCAAAATAACACTGTCCTTGCTCAACTATCGTACTGCGAAAAACCTTGTATGCAGGATAGGTTCCCTCTTCAATACCTTGAGTATTAACGTCAGATTGAGTCAGTTTTCTAACTGGTTCTGCTTCACCAGTGATTTTTGACTGATCAACCTCTAGAGAAATTTCTTCTAAAATTTCTCCATCAGCCGGGACTTCCTCACCCTGTTCTAGATATCCAATGTCCCCCACAACTAAATTTTTGCGGGTAATAGTAGTAAAGTTACCATCTCGGATAACCTTAATAGTAACTTCGTCATACACTTGATTGAGGATATCAAATTCTTGACTAGCTTTATATTCATTAACAAAGGCAAGAGTTGTTGCCAATAAGATAGCAACCACAATTCCTAAACCTTCGGCATATTCACCCTCTAAAATTCCGACGGTAATGGCAATTGCTGCTGCAATCATCAAAATCCGAATTACTGGATCTTCAAACTTTTCTAAAAATAGTTTCCACCAAGGGTCACGCTTTGGTGGAGTCAGAACGTTGACACCATATCTTTGACGATTAAGCTTAACCTCTTCCGAAGTTAGTCCTTGATATGGTAATTGAATCTTGTTAACCTTATTATTATCATTAATCAGCATGTTACATCCACTGAGTTTTTAAAGGTAATAGCCTATCCAAATTCCACATCAAAAAATGATGGTAATTCACTAATTTACAGCTATTTTCAGGTAAATAGACCACATTTGCCGTAGATAGCACTGCTGTGCCCTTATAGTGTGGTTCAAATAAGTGAAAACTGCTGTAAGACAAATTTATGCAATTACAGAGTTTGTTTCAGAGTCATAGATAATCCTGCGTTGCTAAAGTCAGGATTTATGTTTACGAATAGCGTGATTCATCAAGATGATCTGTTCCGCATGAAACGAGGGAGGCATTAAACTATGAATTCTATGATCGAGTCCATCATGCATCACATCTGTTGATAATTGAGAGTGATCTAATCCCAATGTGTGACCGACTTCGTGGGTAATAGTATTAGCAATTAAGTTAGATAACTGACCTACATTTAAACTTGCACGGTAAGAGGCATTAAGTATTTGGTCTATGCGGACAGCAGCAATATTTGTAACTTTGCTATGACTAAAACTAGCAATTCCCAGATAATCAACTGGTTGCTGATCTACAAATACATACACATGGGTGAAGTTTTCACCCCACTCTCGCTCATCAGGTAGGTCGGAGGTCAAAAACACATTCACACTTCTAAAAGCACTGAAGACTTTAGCAAGAGCATCTGCCATAACTTCTAGCATCATGCTATTATCTTCAGCGCCAATAATCATTCCTGAAATATCAACCCAAACGCAATGGCGAATCTCGCTATTTTTACTAGCTATTAACCATCCACAATAAGGACAAACTTGCCAATTAGTTTGGATACGAGAACGGCAACCTTGACAGCGAGGCTTGGGGGGTCTATCAAGGTTGATACGTTCCCAAATCGGAACTTGTAGCTTACGATTTGTCTTAGTTAGATTCAGGCGATCGTAAAGCGACATTATACTTCGAGCCAGTTACCGAATTAAAATCAAAATTGTATCAACAGTAGGAAGAAACAAGATCCCCTAAGCCATTGACACGGATACCATTGCCGATTGCTGCCATTTTCCACTCATTACTATGTCGATACACTTCAGCTAAGATCATCCCAGTCATACCCAGATACTCTTTACCTGATAGGTTATATCGAGCCAATTCTTTGTTGTTCGCTGCATTAACTAGGCGCACAAAGGCATTTTCGACTTGACCAAAGTCCTGTTTACGGGTAATACAATCATAAATATTGACGACGAAAACTAATTTGACAATTTGGTCAGGTATACGAGACAAATCTATAATAATCACCTCGTCATCGCCATCACCTGCACCAGTTAAATTGTCTCCTGTGTGAGTGATTGCTCCTGATACATGCTGAAGATTACCAAAGTAGATAATATTCTCTTTAGCCGTTAATTTGCCATTCGCATCTAAGCAGATCACAGATGCATCTAAATCGTAGTCCTGACTACCACCACCAAAATTACTAAAAAATCCACCACCAGAGCGCTTTGCTATATCCCAACCCAGTCCGCACATCAGTTTAGTTAAACCAGGAGCTTCCTTAGAAAGCGAGATTCTCTGTCCTTTCTGTAGACTAATTGCCATTTTAAATCTCCTTACTGATAACGATCTAGCAAAGCTTTTAATCCACCTTGATAGCCTGAACCAACGGCATTTAAACGCCATTCTCCATCTTTACGATAGAGTTCAGCCATAATTAATGCAGTTTCAATTGAGTAATCTTCAACCAAGTCATAGCGAACTACTTCTTGGTTACTCTGAGCATTAACAACGCGCACAAAAGCATTTTGAACTTGACCAAAATTTTGGCTTCGTTCTGCGGCTTCATGAATAGTTACAGTAATGACAATTTTTTGAACGTCAGCAGGAACTTTTTGCAGATTAATCTTGATGACTTCATCATCGCCATCACCTGCACCTGTGAGGTTATCTCCAGTGTGTTGAACTGACTTATCTGGGTCTGGACTAGAGAGATTATTGTAAAAAATAAAGTGGTTATCAGAAATTAGTTTTTCGCTATTTCCTAGTAAGAAAACTGATGCATCTAAGTCAAAGTTGTGTCCGGTGTCTGTTGGCTTAACATCCCATCCAAGACCAATAAATATATCTGTCAGTCCTGGTGCAACTTTTTCTA contains these protein-coding regions:
- a CDS encoding calcium-translocating P-type ATPase, PMCA-type, encoding MLINDNNKVNKIQLPYQGLTSEEVKLNRQRYGVNVLTPPKRDPWWKLFLEKFEDPVIRILMIAAAIAITVGILEGEYAEGLGIVVAILLATTLAFVNEYKASQEFDILNQVYDEVTIKVIRDGNFTTITRKNLVVGDIGYLEQGEEVPADGEILEEISLEVDQSKITGEAEPVRKLTQSDVNTQGIEEGTYPAYKVFRSTIVEQGQCYFEVKAVGDNTEIGKVATAVASVENEQDTPLNYQLENLSKLIGVVGLGFAGVTFISLLVRGFVTGELILSYQQWYVVGLLIISVLVVLSRIWLPVIYDGLELAGSEITAPNWLENNSFVDWLKTFGIGLTILAVGLALGYPFGLIPGSVNSWIPGNVAKALLHYFMVAVTIIVVAVPEGLAMSVTLSLAYSMRKMAASNNLVRRMHACETIGSATVICSDKTGTLTQNQMRVHEVNFPSLNSQIVPALIAEAIAANSTADLEKKPLQAPRPIGNATEGALLLWLDSQDIDYISYRSNFQIKSRMPFSGQKKYMGTIGASSVTEKDVLYVKGAPEVILERCSQILTEKGLEALENQEAIAHEIKQYQKRGMRALGFAYNKVSEYTSETNLDDMAQGLIWLGFAAILDPLRPEVPEAIQACLNAGIQVKVVTGDNSDTAKEIARQIGLWEEDDDFNSGYLHLTGQQFAKLSDQEASHAVLELKILSRARPLDKLRLVKLLQENGHVVAVTGDGTNDAAALKQAQVGLAMGSGTAIAKEASDIILLDDSFRSIVNAVVWGRSLYQNIQRFILFQLTINVVALGIALVGPFIGVALPLTVTQMLWVNLIMDTFAALALATEPPHRSVMQDSPRHPEAFIVTRTMAQNIFATGLAFLIFSIGFLHHIRQDGNISPYELSVFFAVFVILQFWNLFNARCLGLKQSAFKGLSKNQGFVAIAITIFVGQILIIQFGGSVFRTVPLSFIDWMSITFATSTVLWVGEIWRLITRLQVKSKLEKSY
- a CDS encoding zinc-dependent metalloprotease family protein produces the protein MSLYDRLNLTKTNRKLQVPIWERINLDRPPKPRCQGCRSRIQTNWQVCPYCGWLIASKNSEIRHCVWVDISGMIIGAEDNSMMLEVMADALAKVFSAFRSVNVFLTSDLPDEREWGENFTHVYVFVDQQPVDYLGIASFSHSKVTNIAAVRIDQILNASYRASLNVGQLSNLIANTITHEVGHTLGLDHSQLSTDVMHDGLDHRIHSLMPPSFHAEQIILMNHAIRKHKS
- a CDS encoding TerD family protein, which produces MAISLQKGQRISLSKEAPGLTKLMCGLGWDIAKRSGGGFFSNFGGGSQDYDLDASVICLDANGKLTAKENIIYFGNLQHVSGAITHTGDNLTGAGDGDDEVIIIDLSRIPDQIVKLVFVVNIYDCITRKQDFGQVENAFVRLVNAANNKELARYNLSGKEYLGMTGMILAEVYRHSNEWKMAAIGNGIRVNGLGDLVSSYC
- a CDS encoding TerD family protein codes for the protein MAVTLTKGQRVSLEKVAPGLTDIFIGLGWDVKPTDTGHNFDLDASVFLLGNSEKLISDNHFIFYNNLSSPDPDKSVQHTGDNLTGAGDGDDEVIKINLQKVPADVQKIVITVTIHEAAERSQNFGQVQNAFVRVVNAQSNQEVVRYDLVEDYSIETALIMAELYRKDGEWRLNAVGSGYQGGLKALLDRYQ